One Leptospira terpstrae serovar Hualin str. LT 11-33 = ATCC 700639 genomic region harbors:
- a CDS encoding ABC-type transport auxiliary lipoprotein, LBF_0736 family — protein sequence MKSFIRSIFLFGLLFLLNDCFGVSKTFPEKRFFLIEAGDTKQLFSVSKPKSFIVRKVFISQRFEGKEFVYRKENAVYESDYYNGFFIPPAHNFKEEFVRSLLKSGNFEWDASMHTRVNITHFIELNLSQMYGDFRTKEPKAVIEFEVVVYEDKDSISTPVFRKTYKQIQSIEKKDPEALVLGWNQGLTNAFNELNLDLSNKLK from the coding sequence ATGAAATCATTTATACGATCTATATTTCTTTTTGGATTACTTTTTTTACTTAACGACTGTTTTGGTGTTAGTAAAACCTTTCCTGAAAAAAGGTTCTTTCTGATTGAAGCTGGTGACACCAAACAATTGTTTTCTGTATCTAAACCAAAATCTTTCATTGTGCGTAAGGTTTTTATCTCGCAGAGATTTGAGGGAAAAGAGTTTGTTTATCGCAAAGAAAATGCAGTCTATGAATCAGATTATTATAATGGGTTCTTTATCCCTCCTGCGCACAACTTTAAAGAAGAGTTCGTTCGTTCGCTTTTAAAATCGGGGAACTTTGAATGGGATGCTAGTATGCATACCAGGGTAAATATTACCCATTTTATAGAACTGAACTTATCTCAAATGTATGGAGATTTCCGAACCAAAGAACCAAAGGCTGTTATTGAATTTGAAGTTGTTGTGTATGAGGATAAAGATTCAATCTCTACACCAGTTTTTAGAAAAACATACAAACAAATCCAGTCCATTGAGAAAAAAGATCCAGAAGCTCTGGTCCTTGGTTGGAATCAAGGACTTACCAATGCATTCAATGAATTGAATTTAGATTTAAGTAATAAATTAAAATAA
- a CDS encoding VOC family protein, producing the protein MKYLHTMIRVLDLDRALHFFVEILGLKITRRNEHPEGKFTLVFLSTGEADAPEIELTYNWGQTEPYSSGRNFGHIAYEVDNIYETCEQMQKMGVTINRPPRDGRMAFVRSPDLISIELLQKGKPLPLAEPWVSMQNTGEW; encoded by the coding sequence ATGAAATATTTACACACAATGATCCGCGTTTTGGATTTAGATCGGGCCCTTCATTTTTTTGTGGAGATACTTGGACTTAAAATCACTCGAAGGAATGAGCATCCTGAGGGAAAATTTACTCTAGTATTTTTATCAACCGGGGAAGCAGATGCACCCGAGATCGAACTCACTTACAACTGGGGTCAGACCGAACCCTATTCTTCAGGTAGAAACTTTGGACACATTGCCTATGAAGTAGATAACATTTATGAGACCTGCGAGCAGATGCAAAAAATGGGAGTTACCATCAATCGTCCCCCTCGGGATGGTCGTATGGCATTTGTTAGGTCACCTGATTTAATTTCCATAGAACTTCTCCAAAAAGGGAAACCATTGCCTTTAGCAGAACCTTGGGTTTCCATGCAAAATACAGGTGAGTGGTAG
- a CDS encoding sterol desaturase family protein, with protein sequence MFGGPVQCELVLDCVTKIGFAQGILNFLRYYPIAGLAFLLFYVWRKDFFETYRIQKVYPKAEKVWKEFRQSAVTLVVFTLVAVTNITLMKAKIVPSAVYFGPVSGWSGVGYIFLSFALITVWHETWFYWMHRFAHLKKVYPHVHSEHHQSVNPSPLAAYRFQATEAFLEAIYIVPFVMFIPIHFYVLIFHTFYAMVLNIWWHLGYEFFPKGWASHPITKWINTSTHHNLHHQKFQGNYSLYFNVWDRLMGTNFPNYESYFEHVTAERDRKRKEKVASANVDREVLV encoded by the coding sequence ATGTTTGGTGGACCAGTTCAGTGTGAATTAGTTTTAGATTGTGTTACCAAAATTGGATTTGCACAAGGGATTTTGAATTTCCTACGTTATTATCCAATTGCAGGGTTAGCTTTTCTTTTATTCTATGTTTGGCGAAAGGATTTTTTCGAAACCTACCGCATTCAAAAAGTATACCCGAAAGCCGAAAAAGTATGGAAGGAATTCCGTCAATCGGCTGTCACACTCGTTGTCTTTACACTCGTCGCTGTGACTAACATCACTTTAATGAAGGCAAAAATTGTTCCGAGTGCAGTGTACTTTGGACCAGTATCCGGATGGTCTGGGGTTGGATATATTTTCTTAAGCTTCGCTCTCATCACAGTTTGGCATGAAACTTGGTTTTATTGGATGCACCGATTTGCTCACCTAAAAAAAGTATACCCACATGTGCATTCCGAACACCACCAATCGGTAAACCCTTCTCCACTTGCCGCCTATAGGTTCCAAGCAACAGAAGCATTTTTAGAAGCCATATACATTGTTCCTTTTGTGATGTTTATTCCCATTCATTTTTATGTGTTAATCTTTCATACCTTCTATGCTATGGTTTTAAATATTTGGTGGCATTTGGGTTATGAATTTTTTCCGAAAGGTTGGGCCTCACATCCTATCACAAAATGGATCAATACCTCCACACACCACAACCTCCACCACCAGAAGTTCCAAGGAAACTACTCTCTCTATTTCAATGTTTGGGACAGGTTGATGGGAACTAACTTCCCAAATTATGAATCTTACTTTGAACATGTGACTGCAGAAAGAGATAGGAAACGAAAAGAGAAAGTGGCAAGTGCCAACGTCGATCGTGAAGTTTTGGTTTAG
- a CDS encoding MlaE family ABC transporter permease, with product MDTIQRQSSFLREGSTLEIHLPAVLTAKETGKDWTTFFEILKKNPPRNVAVHAGNLQESDTSGISFLKLIRVECETRRIQFALYGLGDAFKYRLSIAEDDSKKNKEILANALRRSEKIGKLTIDSLLEFKYLITFTGELTVSFWRSFLHPSKIRWKDTFRVAESMGVNAFPIIAMIGFLLGLIMSFQSAIPMRRFGAEIFVANLVGLSLFRELGPLMTAFILSGRSGSAFAAELGTMKVSEEIDALTTMGLPPVQFLIIPRLVASLLMTPLLTIVFNLFGLIGGAVVLISFGFPLVTFINQVNLAVGLSDILGGLLKSYFFGMIIASIGCYRGLKTASGAGAVGESTTSAVVGSIILVSILDGIFSVLYFYLKI from the coding sequence GTGGATACCATTCAACGACAATCCTCCTTTTTGAGGGAAGGTAGCACCTTAGAGATCCACCTCCCTGCAGTCCTAACTGCCAAAGAAACTGGCAAAGATTGGACCACATTTTTCGAAATCCTTAAAAAAAATCCACCGCGTAACGTCGCCGTTCATGCTGGAAATTTACAGGAATCAGACACTTCTGGTATTTCTTTTTTAAAATTAATTCGAGTGGAATGCGAAACTAGACGAATTCAGTTCGCATTGTATGGATTAGGTGATGCATTCAAATACCGACTGAGTATTGCTGAAGATGATAGTAAAAAAAATAAAGAAATACTAGCAAACGCTCTTCGAAGATCTGAAAAAATCGGGAAACTTACCATTGATTCATTGTTAGAGTTTAAATACTTAATCACGTTTACCGGGGAACTAACGGTTTCTTTTTGGCGTTCTTTTTTACATCCATCTAAAATTCGTTGGAAGGACACTTTTCGTGTTGCGGAATCTATGGGTGTGAATGCATTCCCAATCATCGCGATGATAGGATTTTTGCTTGGTCTCATCATGTCTTTTCAGTCGGCAATTCCTATGAGAAGGTTTGGTGCGGAAATCTTTGTAGCAAACTTGGTGGGTCTTTCTTTGTTTCGAGAACTTGGTCCTTTGATGACTGCTTTTATTTTATCGGGAAGGTCAGGATCTGCCTTTGCAGCAGAACTTGGAACGATGAAAGTCTCTGAAGAGATCGATGCATTGACTACGATGGGACTTCCTCCCGTACAATTTCTCATTATTCCTCGTTTGGTGGCTTCCCTTCTGATGACACCACTTCTTACTATTGTATTTAATTTGTTTGGACTCATTGGTGGAGCAGTTGTGTTGATTAGTTTCGGATTTCCTCTCGTTACTTTTATCAACCAAGTGAATCTTGCGGTGGGACTTTCAGATATCTTAGGTGGACTTTTAAAATCTTATTTTTTTGGAATGATCATTGCGTCCATTGGTTGTTACCGAGGATTAAAAACAGCATCAGGAGCAGGAGCTGTTGGGGAATCAACCACTTCCGCAGTGGTTGGTTCCATCATACTTGTTTCTATCTTAGATGGAATTTTTTCCGTCTTATACTTTTACTTAAAAATATGA
- a CDS encoding helix-turn-helix domain-containing protein has protein sequence MWNLTSHLIAFSAGLSLLFAWGEFLRKNSTGQTKVQGMLFLFAAMFQAHTYFTSTGLYQFFPHFYLIHLPFTACIGALLRRYFSELWDESPNGNRFSYWELIPAGIVTVLLIPFYTSSGEDKIALHTRYLKEGVPLLFQITILIAVSPIFYAAFYVFTNMVKYIRLDRFRNSAHLRLVGIVVGIGAFSSLIGIYTLFFHQRHGLEIVSTFIALLLIGVYLLRQKSPELWGEVQRIVIEEKKYQTSQLGGFNLENLQNQLRQLMEVEKIYRDESINLEKLAIEMNLSEHQLSEYLNLHEKKSFFHLVNHYRIGEAKELFSLHPERNILTIAYDVGFPSKSTFYDAFKREIGTSPSEFRKSLKQ, from the coding sequence GTGTGGAATCTAACAAGTCATTTGATTGCTTTTTCTGCCGGACTTTCCTTGCTCTTTGCTTGGGGAGAATTCTTGCGAAAAAACAGCACAGGACAAACCAAAGTGCAAGGAATGTTATTTCTCTTTGCCGCCATGTTTCAGGCACATACCTATTTTACATCCACAGGCCTTTACCAATTTTTCCCTCATTTTTATCTCATCCATTTACCCTTCACCGCCTGTATTGGAGCACTTCTTAGGCGCTACTTCTCAGAACTCTGGGATGAAAGTCCCAATGGAAACCGGTTTTCTTACTGGGAATTAATTCCTGCAGGGATTGTCACTGTTTTACTCATTCCCTTTTATACATCCTCTGGCGAAGATAAAATTGCACTTCACACTCGCTATTTGAAGGAGGGTGTTCCACTGCTTTTTCAAATTACGATTCTCATCGCAGTTTCACCCATATTTTATGCGGCTTTTTATGTCTTCACTAACATGGTTAAATACATTCGTTTGGACAGATTCAGAAATTCAGCTCACCTTCGTTTGGTGGGTATTGTAGTCGGGATTGGTGCCTTTTCTAGTTTAATTGGAATTTATACTTTATTTTTCCACCAAAGGCATGGATTGGAAATTGTCTCCACATTCATCGCCTTACTCCTCATTGGTGTTTACCTCTTGCGACAAAAAAGTCCAGAATTATGGGGAGAAGTGCAGAGAATTGTCATCGAAGAAAAGAAGTATCAAACCTCGCAATTGGGCGGATTCAATTTAGAGAATCTTCAAAACCAACTAAGACAACTAATGGAAGTGGAAAAAATCTACAGAGACGAAAGTATCAATTTAGAAAAGTTGGCCATAGAGATGAATCTTTCAGAACACCAACTTTCTGAATATTTGAACCTCCACGAAAAGAAGAGTTTCTTTCACTTGGTGAATCACTATCGTATCGGGGAAGCTAAAGAACTGTTTTCGTTACATCCGGAAAGAAACATCCTAACAATTGCTTACGATGTGGGGTTTCCTTCCAAATCAACATTTTATGACGCATTCAAACGAGAGATAGGTACTAGTCCTAGTGAATTTAGAAAATCATTGAAACAATGA
- the flgB gene encoding flagellar basal body rod protein FlgB yields MFEATHFMKTQDLLERGLGAATQRRKVITDNIANADVPNFKRSEVVFESMLKRAIESEKIEKDKAVPTKITNDRHIEFFKPLDYRDAKPKTNLDYLTTMRPDGNNVDIEKEVVEANQNQMSYSLMIDRLNQNNRLLNIVMRTN; encoded by the coding sequence ATGTTTGAAGCAACACATTTCATGAAAACTCAAGACCTTTTGGAACGTGGCCTTGGTGCGGCGACCCAAAGGCGAAAAGTGATTACTGATAATATCGCCAATGCGGATGTTCCCAATTTTAAACGCTCGGAAGTAGTGTTTGAATCTATGCTCAAACGAGCCATAGAGTCTGAGAAAATCGAAAAGGACAAAGCAGTACCGACAAAGATCACGAACGACCGTCATATAGAATTTTTTAAACCATTAGACTACCGCGATGCCAAACCCAAAACCAATTTGGATTATCTGACTACGATGCGTCCTGATGGAAACAACGTAGACATTGAAAAAGAAGTGGTCGAAGCCAATCAAAACCAAATGAGTTACAGCCTTATGATTGATAGACTCAACCAAAATAATCGCCTTCTCAACATCGTGATGAGAACCAACTAA
- a CDS encoding MlaD family protein codes for MNQSSKIYFKVGVFVLVSFFTLILFLIVFTAGNIFQRSVSLETYFDESVQGLDIGSPVKHRGVKVGTVQEITFVQNEYSDKLTEDTELRYGRYVLIKMSVPDFVKGVYGDDLKKTVKRMIQTGLRVRLASQGLTGTAYLEVDYLNPEKNPPLSIEWEPKTIYIPSAPSTISRFTASVDKFFDKVEKADVDKILLGVGELIRNLNQTIQEAKLGDLARESTGLLVDLRKTNAEVKALIASPETQGLPKKLDASVTQLQTTLKRLDTLLASNQGDISTSIENLRIASEDLKEVTANAKKYPSQFLFGEAPNKSKLWK; via the coding sequence ATGAACCAATCAAGTAAAATCTATTTTAAAGTTGGGGTTTTCGTTCTTGTTAGTTTTTTTACTCTCATTTTGTTTTTGATAGTATTTACAGCAGGCAATATCTTTCAAAGATCCGTAAGTTTAGAAACTTATTTCGATGAATCGGTACAAGGTTTGGATATTGGGTCCCCGGTCAAACACCGTGGTGTAAAGGTAGGCACTGTCCAAGAAATTACTTTTGTACAAAATGAATATTCGGATAAACTCACCGAGGATACGGAACTTCGTTACGGCAGGTATGTATTAATTAAAATGTCTGTCCCCGACTTTGTAAAAGGAGTATACGGCGACGATTTAAAGAAAACAGTAAAAAGAATGATTCAAACTGGGCTTCGGGTTCGTCTCGCCTCACAAGGATTAACTGGAACTGCCTATCTTGAGGTAGATTATCTTAATCCTGAAAAAAATCCGCCATTATCTATTGAATGGGAACCAAAAACTATTTATATACCGTCAGCGCCAAGCACCATCTCTCGTTTTACGGCCTCAGTCGATAAGTTTTTTGATAAAGTAGAAAAAGCAGATGTAGATAAAATTCTTTTGGGTGTAGGGGAACTGATCCGTAACTTAAATCAAACTATCCAGGAAGCCAAACTCGGAGACTTAGCACGTGAATCCACAGGACTTTTGGTTGACCTAAGAAAAACCAATGCAGAAGTAAAGGCTCTCATCGCTAGTCCAGAGACACAAGGGTTACCCAAAAAATTGGACGCATCTGTGACACAACTACAAACAACTTTAAAACGTTTGGATACACTACTTGCTTCCAACCAAGGTGATATTTCAACATCGATTGAAAATTTGCGAATTGCTTCTGAAGACTTAAAAGAAGTAACTGCTAATGCTAAAAAATATCCTTCTCAGTTTCTCTTCGGAGAAGCACCAAACAAGTCTAAACTCTGGAAATAA
- the fliE gene encoding flagellar hook-basal body complex protein FliE, translating into MAIDRISNLSSQTYKPYSLLPQGDKVGIFRSDERHYGKTNEAKSPDEVAGTFGDALKKAFEQVNDQQVEADELTQKIVFDPNSVELHDVMIAAEKARISLTFAKTMSDGFVRAYRELTTLR; encoded by the coding sequence ATGGCCATTGATCGCATTTCCAATCTAAGTTCCCAAACCTACAAACCCTATTCCCTTCTCCCCCAAGGAGACAAGGTAGGAATCTTTCGTTCCGATGAACGCCACTATGGAAAAACGAATGAAGCTAAATCTCCTGATGAAGTAGCAGGGACTTTCGGAGATGCTTTAAAAAAAGCCTTTGAACAAGTGAATGACCAACAAGTAGAAGCAGATGAACTCACACAAAAAATTGTTTTTGATCCAAACTCTGTAGAACTCCACGATGTAATGATTGCTGCGGAAAAAGCTAGGATCTCTTTGACATTTGCAAAAACAATGTCTGATGGATTTGTAAGAGCTTACCGCGAACTAACAACACTTAGATAA
- a CDS encoding sterol desaturase family protein yields MRLIESIAPIYILLMLVEVFYTRFKKQDYYFYEDSLADLSLGVLSRIFDGVILLALVFVYNALYQISWGSEFFSKGFLSSNSPAHWIILFVLLDFLFYWAHRYSHEIKVLWASHVVHHSSEEFNLSVALRQSFVRNIGIGLFYLPLALIGFPVESYLIIDALNRTYQFWVHTRAIGKLPAWFEFVFVTPSHHRVHHAMNPEYIDKNYGGVFIFWDRIFGTFCEEIKEPRYGLVSQLRTYDPVTAELHVFRDLFSDLMLTKNKWQGLISFLSYPSVRPDDLQPPMDRGVKDPKVWLSHHRGEIAYKALEPQYRRKSGNVLYRSFLLISFLVPTIFTLYFLKRMHLFSFGEIASVFVLLVFSFVSLGRLLEGNKDWLPYEIPKFISWLVLLVYFFL; encoded by the coding sequence ATGAGACTCATTGAATCCATTGCCCCTATTTATATTCTACTTATGTTGGTTGAGGTTTTCTATACTCGGTTTAAAAAACAGGATTATTATTTTTACGAAGATTCTTTGGCAGACTTAAGTTTAGGAGTCCTCAGTCGCATTTTTGATGGCGTTATTTTACTTGCTTTGGTTTTTGTTTATAACGCTTTGTATCAAATCTCTTGGGGGTCAGAATTTTTTTCCAAAGGTTTTTTATCATCAAACTCGCCTGCGCATTGGATTATTTTATTTGTTCTACTTGATTTTTTATTCTATTGGGCACACCGCTATAGCCATGAAATTAAAGTTTTGTGGGCTTCTCATGTAGTGCACCATTCCAGTGAGGAATTTAATTTATCAGTAGCTCTCAGGCAATCCTTTGTTCGTAATATCGGGATTGGACTTTTTTATTTGCCATTGGCACTTATTGGATTTCCCGTAGAATCTTATTTAATCATCGATGCTTTGAACCGTACTTACCAATTTTGGGTTCATACTCGTGCCATTGGTAAATTGCCGGCATGGTTCGAATTTGTTTTTGTCACACCGTCTCACCATAGAGTTCATCACGCAATGAATCCTGAATATATAGATAAAAATTATGGGGGAGTGTTTATCTTTTGGGATCGAATATTCGGAACCTTTTGTGAAGAAATCAAAGAACCAAGGTATGGACTTGTTTCACAACTCCGTACTTATGATCCAGTGACGGCTGAACTACATGTGTTTCGAGATTTGTTTTCTGATTTAATGCTTACAAAAAACAAGTGGCAGGGACTAATTTCCTTTTTATCTTATCCTTCTGTAAGGCCTGATGATCTGCAGCCCCCTATGGATCGAGGTGTGAAAGATCCTAAAGTATGGTTGAGCCATCACAGAGGAGAAATTGCATATAAGGCATTGGAACCACAATACAGGCGTAAGTCTGGAAATGTTTTGTATCGGTCCTTCCTCCTGATTTCATTTTTGGTTCCCACAATCTTCACTTTGTATTTTTTGAAACGTATGCATCTATTTTCTTTTGGAGAAATTGCTTCTGTCTTTGTACTTTTGGTTTTTTCCTTCGTTTCTTTAGGGAGGCTATTAGAGGGAAATAAAGATTGGCTTCCCTATGAAATTCCTAAATTTATTTCTTGGCTTGTGCTTTTGGTCTATTTTTTCTTATAG
- a CDS encoding SDR family NAD(P)-dependent oxidoreductase — MKYELKDKVVLITGATGGIGAACARELHANGAKLVLTDISQSSVNALASEFAKERVLAKTMDVTNWESIKKVIKLTVATFGRLDITIANAGISWKESAYTVFNCDEAEFEKIIDVDLLGVWRSIKASLPEVVKNQGQIVVTSSIYAFTNGMCNAPYATSKAGIEMLSRSLRAELAGKGASATVLYPGWISTPLTEGVFGGDNLTTEMREIGFPPYLRKAIPPKKVATALVKGLKKRSPRIIVPARWIPIQILRGIVGIVSDWFLAENSKIQSMLLALESRTKRRK; from the coding sequence ATGAAATATGAATTGAAAGACAAAGTAGTCCTAATCACCGGTGCCACTGGGGGGATTGGAGCTGCCTGTGCCAGAGAACTACATGCCAATGGCGCCAAACTGGTATTAACCGACATTTCTCAATCTTCAGTAAATGCTTTGGCATCAGAGTTTGCAAAGGAGAGAGTTTTAGCAAAGACGATGGATGTAACCAATTGGGAATCCATTAAAAAAGTAATCAAGTTGACTGTCGCTACTTTTGGTAGACTTGATATCACCATTGCCAATGCTGGAATCTCCTGGAAAGAATCCGCATACACTGTATTTAACTGTGATGAGGCTGAATTTGAAAAAATAATAGATGTGGACTTATTAGGTGTTTGGCGGTCAATCAAAGCGTCTTTACCGGAAGTAGTCAAAAACCAAGGCCAAATCGTAGTTACTTCCTCCATCTATGCCTTTACCAATGGAATGTGCAATGCACCTTATGCCACATCCAAAGCCGGAATCGAAATGTTGTCCCGCTCCCTTAGAGCAGAACTGGCTGGTAAGGGTGCAAGTGCGACTGTTTTATATCCTGGTTGGATCTCAACACCACTTACAGAAGGTGTTTTCGGTGGAGACAATCTAACAACAGAAATGCGGGAGATTGGATTTCCTCCTTACTTGAGAAAAGCAATCCCTCCTAAAAAAGTGGCCACAGCCCTAGTCAAAGGATTAAAGAAAAGAAGCCCAAGAATCATTGTCCCTGCAAGATGGATTCCTATCCAAATTCTCCGAGGGATAGTGGGTATAGTTTCCGATTGGTTTCTTGCAGAGAATTCAAAAATCCAGTCAATGCTTCTTGCATTGGAATCAAGGACCAAAAGAAGAAAGTAA
- a CDS encoding aminoacetone oxidase family FAD-binding enzyme, protein MAKKPKIAIIGAGASGCFAALQIHEELQGLCDIQIFEKSKEPLSKLRISGGGRCNVTHNLFDPELLSDRYPRGNKELRWALEAFQPKDTIAWFQKKGVTLKAEADGRMFPTTDSSDTIIQCFLNELKLKKIPIHFEQGLVGIYSNQVSDQSKGFKILWEGGVEDNFDIVLLATGSNRKVWSILEKLGHKIITPVPSLFTLTLENTDLMELTGLVVPHCELKVLPKGKPQKGPILITHWGLSGPCALRLSAWEARTLFEADYKVDLSVNWIGGKSTQSLEEDYLSKKEKTPADKLAPDSEWKLPSRFWDWILKESKIQANKRYSEISKSEIRTLSLSLTQSKLRMVAKGVFKEEFVTAGGVSRKDIQFQTMESKLCSGLYLTGEIIDVDGITGGFNFQNAWTTATLAARGIRKTIVI, encoded by the coding sequence TTGGCAAAAAAACCAAAAATTGCAATCATAGGAGCTGGAGCTTCCGGTTGTTTTGCTGCCTTACAAATTCATGAAGAATTACAGGGGTTATGTGATATTCAGATTTTTGAGAAGTCGAAAGAACCACTTTCTAAACTTCGAATTTCTGGTGGTGGAAGATGTAATGTTACCCATAATCTTTTTGATCCAGAACTTCTATCCGATAGGTATCCCAGGGGAAACAAGGAACTTCGGTGGGCATTAGAAGCTTTCCAACCAAAAGATACAATTGCCTGGTTTCAAAAAAAAGGGGTAACACTCAAAGCTGAAGCTGATGGCAGGATGTTTCCTACTACTGACAGTTCGGATACCATAATCCAATGTTTTTTAAATGAATTAAAATTAAAAAAAATTCCAATTCACTTTGAACAAGGGTTAGTTGGAATTTATTCTAACCAAGTTTCAGATCAATCCAAAGGATTTAAGATTCTATGGGAAGGAGGAGTGGAAGATAATTTTGATATTGTACTTCTAGCCACCGGGTCCAACAGAAAGGTTTGGAGTATACTTGAAAAGTTAGGACATAAAATCATCACTCCTGTTCCTTCACTCTTTACCTTGACTTTAGAAAATACAGATCTTATGGAGCTCACAGGCCTTGTGGTTCCTCATTGTGAACTCAAAGTATTGCCGAAAGGAAAACCTCAAAAAGGACCTATTCTGATTACACATTGGGGGCTAAGTGGGCCTTGTGCCCTTCGTCTCTCTGCTTGGGAAGCTCGCACATTATTTGAAGCTGATTACAAAGTGGATCTTTCTGTAAATTGGATCGGTGGAAAATCAACTCAAAGTTTAGAAGAAGACTATTTATCAAAAAAAGAGAAAACACCGGCAGATAAATTGGCTCCCGATTCGGAATGGAAACTACCTTCTCGGTTTTGGGATTGGATTTTAAAAGAATCCAAAATACAAGCTAACAAACGTTACTCCGAAATTTCAAAGTCAGAAATCAGGACTTTAAGTCTTTCGTTAACTCAATCCAAACTTCGAATGGTCGCCAAAGGAGTATTTAAAGAAGAGTTTGTAACAGCGGGAGGGGTTTCCAGAAAGGACATTCAGTTCCAAACCATGGAAAGCAAACTTTGTTCTGGGCTTTATTTGACTGGTGAAATTATTGACGTAGATGGAATTACAGGTGGTTTTAATTTTCAGAATGCCTGGACAACCGCAACACTGGCAGCCCGAGGCATTCGCAAAACAATCGTTATTTGA
- the flgC gene encoding flagellar basal body rod protein FlgC, whose product MGMFDSINISATGLSAQRLRMDVISNNIANSTTTRNTNGDGPFRRDRVILTPINLRTNWKSPVYPFGVAPGEGKGVKVMKIEKDMSPLRLTYDPTHPDAIQTGPKKGYVELPNINIVTEMTDMISASRSYEANVQLINGSKAMMNKAMEIGRA is encoded by the coding sequence ATGGGAATGTTTGATTCTATTAATATTTCAGCGACAGGGCTTTCGGCCCAAAGACTCCGAATGGATGTCATTTCCAATAACATTGCAAACTCGACTACAACGAGAAATACCAATGGAGATGGTCCTTTTCGAAGAGACCGCGTCATACTAACACCGATTAACTTAAGAACCAATTGGAAAAGTCCAGTGTATCCTTTTGGTGTGGCTCCCGGCGAAGGCAAAGGGGTAAAAGTGATGAAAATTGAAAAGGACATGAGTCCTCTCAGGCTCACATATGATCCCACTCATCCTGACGCCATCCAAACGGGCCCCAAAAAAGGGTACGTGGAACTTCCCAATATCAACATCGTTACAGAGATGACGGATATGATCTCGGCATCCCGCTCCTATGAGGCCAATGTCCAACTCATCAATGGATCCAAAGCAATGATGAACAAAGCTATGGAAATCGGTCGGGCCTAA
- a CDS encoding ABC transporter ATP-binding protein, which yields MKEKPIIRVEHLTTGYGNTVIMEDISFEVNRGEIFGILGGSGCGKSTVLKNMIGLTSPFSGRIWIDEDDIVLAEGKKKIEIWNRIGVMYQQSALFGSMTLLENIRLPLEEFTKLPLAIMNEIAMTKLKMVGLFPFAHLYPAELSGGMKKRAAIARAMAMDPEILFLDEPSAGLDPITSVELDYLIIRLSRTLGVTFVIVTHELPSVFTMADRVIVLDKTKKGIIAEGKPKDLKEKSKDPFVKQFFNRIPQESSPL from the coding sequence ATGAAAGAAAAACCAATCATTCGAGTAGAACACCTAACCACTGGATATGGCAATACTGTGATTATGGAAGATATTTCTTTTGAAGTGAACCGAGGAGAAATTTTTGGAATCCTCGGAGGTTCGGGTTGTGGAAAGTCTACGGTTTTAAAAAATATGATTGGATTAACATCACCATTTAGCGGCCGTATATGGATTGATGAAGATGATATAGTATTGGCGGAAGGAAAAAAGAAAATAGAAATTTGGAATCGAATTGGAGTAATGTACCAACAAAGTGCACTCTTTGGTTCCATGACTTTACTCGAAAACATTCGTTTGCCTTTGGAAGAATTTACGAAATTGCCACTTGCCATCATGAATGAAATAGCAATGACCAAATTAAAAATGGTAGGTCTTTTTCCTTTCGCTCATCTTTATCCAGCAGAACTTTCCGGTGGAATGAAAAAACGTGCTGCCATTGCACGCGCAATGGCTATGGATCCCGAAATATTATTTTTAGATGAACCAAGCGCTGGCCTTGATCCCATCACTAGTGTTGAGTTAGATTATCTAATCATTCGTTTGTCGAGGACTCTTGGCGTTACCTTTGTGATCGTGACACATGAATTACCTTCTGTATTTACTATGGCAGACCGAGTGATCGTATTAGATAAAACCAAAAAAGGGATCATTGCCGAAGGCAAACCAAAAGATTTGAAAGAGAAATCAAAAGATCCATTTGTAAAACAATTCTTTAATCGTATACCACAGGAGAGTTCCCCTTTATGA